cttataaCATTGTGACGCAGTTTACAAAGTGAAAGTACATCCAAGTCTAAGGCAGTATAAAACTAGAACGCTAATACAAACAATGAATATATGAAGCCGCCAGCAAAGAGTGATTCGCCTCGTAAATGTGTGCATGAGTTTAGCAGTTTCActgaggcggagcgaagtgaaaatgcaTATATTAAACTTGAAGTAGTATCACTAAGTCGTTTAATTGGTTTTAGTCGTCTAAGTTAAACATCTAAGTAATACCACTCAATGggaattaaagaaataaaacgGCGCCCTATAGGATATGACCATGCCTGGAAAGCCATCTTCGTTCTTCTTACTCCACCTTTGTTCTTCTTACTCCCGCTTAATGTGTGATGTGGAAATTTGTTTCGGgaacggttttttttttttttttttaacttcaaGAAATGTTCATCCTTTCGTACGTCGTGTTGCTTTTGAAATGAAGTTGTAACCACTTAAAAACACCCATTGCATGTATTTACTTAACAATTAACTCACTATCATCCATATATTGTCTTCTTTTAGGAAAGactatttattgcatttttgctccgcactcgtgaaaatatcgatattaagTCATACTCATGAAAAATATGctatattcaacgggaaaccattcaatatcctttATATGTATTCTTACATTTATTTGAATTCCATACATCTACTTTTCAAGGAAGGAGTTGATCACACAAGGTATTGATATCATCTTGTGACGTCAGATTATTGTTGATCAACTTACTGTTTCCATGGCCACTAACATTAGATGAAAATATAAAGCTAAACTACACTCCTTAATATGAATAGAATACTGAATGCTGAAGCATTTGATAATAGTATGTATACTGCGAGATTATTATCATGATGTAGATTTTTAAAATGCCTCGTTGTTCTTCATTAGGATACGACGACGATCAACGACGGCCAACGCGACAAAGACGTAAATTACAGACAGGTAGCCCTACAGAGGAGATTCAACCCGACAACGAAAGGCTTAAAACAGATCTGGAAGAAAGCAAGCGTTATATTGATCAACTTAAAGCCGAAATTAACAACTTAGAAGAGAATAATAAGGAACTGAGTAAGGAGGCAGACCTTCGAAAGGCAACAGAGCTTAAGTGCGAGAAATTGGAAAGACAGCTGAAAGACCTTGAAGAAGAGAAAAAATTGGATTATGTGCAACCGGCTACACAATTGTCAGTTCATGAGGAGAACGAAAAACATACGAGACAAAGAGATCATGAAAAACATAGAGGATCAGGACCACAAGACACGACACAACCGGACCAACAGAATGTGACAAGGGAACATGCAACCCTTCAACGGGACTATGGGAAACTAGCTAACGAATTGGCACAGCTGAAACAGGAGAAACAGACAGGCATTGAAAAGCTAGTAGGAGAGTTAGCAGTCCTTCAGCAGGAGAAAAGGGATCACGAAGATAAACTAAGTCGTCAAATAGCACAGCTACAGCAGGAGAAAGAACATGATCTCCTAAAACTGAGGAGAGAAATAGAAGAATTACAGCAGGAGAAAAGGGATCACCAAGAGAAACAAAGTCGACAATTAGCACAACTACAGCAGGAGAAAGAACAGGATCTCCAAAAACTTAGAGGGGAGATAGCAGAGCTTCAGCAGGAGAAAAGGGATTATCAAGAGAAACTAAGTCGACAAGATCATGATGTCCAAAACCTGAGAGGACAGATAGCAGAGCTTCAGCAAGAGAAACAAGACCACGTGAAATTAACAAGAGGTCTGACTGACTCACAAGAAGCAAACTTAGCCCAACAAAACAGCCTTACTCGACAAATCAGAGACCTAGGGTCAGATCTTGAAAAAGCTTCTTCAAAAATAAAAGAGCTCAAGAATAGTGAGGAAACGCACAAACGTGAACTAGGTAATTTTATTAATGACTGAATGATATCCggatttatttgatattaactGCGCGAACTTTGCACTTGAACTCGCTAGGTTAATTTTTTGAACTACTTTTGAAttgttttgctttaaaatatatacatgtacactacaaACGTTCTGGTCTCATATTGGATTAATCATTCAAGTTTGAAAACGACCGGTTTTTATTgggggttttttcccctttttttaagTGCAAGATATATTGGTAGGAAAAGGAGGGGGTTATACTATTccttaattttgatatttatccgttaaaacatttaacatttgaCAAAGACAAATTACTTATTCTTTTTAAAGAAAGTAGCACGTGATTGATCATATCTGGCCATATTTTTGAATGGAGAATCGCTCGGTAAAAGCAAAAATAGTCCTCGATGGATCTAATCACTGTAAAACACCAGGGACGTCACGCCTGATTTCCTGTATGTCCACCGTTTTAATGGCATTTCTTTCACTTCACTGCAGAACATCTTAATAGTAATACAAACGTTCAGTGGGTTCTGCTAGACCAATaaagtatcaaaatatttccCTCAAATCATTGAAAAATGCGGCCTACTTTATCAATATTCTACTTATTCTACAGGTGAAAAGGAAAAGGAGTTCAACAAGTATTGCAGTGAAAATGATACATTGTTGACGGATTTGGGAGAGGTTCGCGGTCAATATCAGGATATGCAGAAGGAACTTAATGGTCAAATAGACAACCTCATGGAGGAAAACAATAGCAAGGCCACCTCGATTGGGGAATTGGAAAAAGACAAGGAAGAGTTAAAACAGCAGCTCGGTAAGTTGTTgaataataatataacaatagagATATGAGGAAAGGACTTTGATAACCAAGGATGAGCCTTTTGAATCAGAGTCGATGCATTGCTGAGGCTATCTGTTTAAATTCTTCACTAGGTGGTAATGAATTCTTAAGCCTTTCCCTAATCTCTTTCCCAGAAATGTTGTAAATATCGACAGAGGCATATCAATTTCGatcgataatatatataacgtacaaACCAACGAGAGCATACTCAGAAAGTACTTTGATCAAACGCAGCTAGTAAAAGCATCACTAAGGTTTCTTTCATAATCATTCATTTCTTCGAAACGATATGAGATGACGACTGTCGCAGGAAATAATCTACCGCTGACCAAAGTGGTAGTTTACTTACATCACATTTTTACACTTAAAagattattttaaatgtatccagcatttgtatttcaaatcgGACACGAGTGCCATAACTATACAGAGGAATAAGAAAAGTATTTTATCGATTTATCTTATTGACATATAAAAAGCAAGATaatcttttagtttaatttctttatttcgtATATATTATCTGGTGCTGAACCAAACAAAACGCTGTGTTTTCCCTTTATCAGTGTATGATACGTGACTGAATAGAATTGAGATATTTGTAGAAACCGTTTGTTATTCTCGACGGAACGCTTATGTAGACCAAATATGACGGGATTCTCTACAATTTGGTCCCGATGTGACATAAGCCTAAACGGTACATGACGAATATGACCGGAACacttcacataaaataaatcttaattAACCTCGATATCGTGAAAACTTGGAAAAAACTATTTGGACAACAGAATATCGACAATTGATATGTGataagtaattaaaaaaatgaatgaaataaattataataaatgaGGATATTCGTTGCTACTAGtaaagtgtttttttctgttccGAAAGTATAAAATAGGTTGTATTAGTTATACATGACCATATAACCGATTATCTATGcttaaacattaaataaatatcattttggtGCACACCCTAATATTACCACTCACAATAACTGAATATCGTATATAGCTTTTACCGTCATCCGTGTTGGATATGTTCACTAGGTAAGAGTAACGACCAATAGGTAGATTAATTTTGGTTCACTTCTTAACTCTCCAAGTGGAATATACTAAATAACGTATTAAGTTGATTTTCCCCGCAACCTAGTTTAATATGTTCACTGGGTGCAAATGAAGACAAACTGAATACTGTACTGTCGAACAAGGACAAACTGACAGAGGAACTGGAAACATTAAAACAGGAGTATCAAGCAACCCGTATAGACCTGGAGAAACAGATTGTGTCAATCAAGGAAGATAACTCTGCAAAGTTATCAACAGTTCAAAGCTTACAACAAAATGTTGAAACGAAGGAAAGACAAATCGGTAAACATTTCTATTTGACTTGGAAGATTTCGGCATTTGagaattgaaaattaaaatcgACAAAGCCTTATTTTACAATTCCACTATTCACTTTAATTGGATGTCCAGTTCAAATCACGCTGCTTTTGTAATTTGTAATGCAATATGTATACCATCCATTGATGGCTTTGGTCGCAATTCTGAGTTTAAGCACTTCGTACAGTTTTTCAGAATCAGACACGATGTTATAACATAAAGTTAATCGCCAAAAGCACCATTACAGAACAATTATTGCCTAAATATATCCCGTTATTCCAAACGTTTGACCACATTTTCATGTTTACTAGGTGACCGTGAAGATGAACTAAAAACTATGAAGTTAAACAAAGACAAATTAGAACAAGAAATGGCAACATTACGACAGGAGTATCGCACTAAACGTGCGGATCTTGAGAAACAGATCGAGTCACTCAGGGGAGATAAATCTGCACTGTCGTCAACCGTCGAAAAATTGCAACAAAATGTTGCTAAGATGGAAATACAACTCGGTAAATATAACCAAATTTACTAGGATGTTTCATCCTTCGTTGACAGTAACTTTCTAAACATAACCCGTATAATCCAGGTAACACACTTGCTTTACGCCTAGCCAtgaggtcacctgcccgaccacatggATTTTctatataagttaatataacttgttttgtaaacttgtttcgtaattgttgttTTAAAAGTAAAACTTCCTTCCGTTGGATGTTCCTcttgaagtaaaaaaaaaatatgagttGAAAGAATATTCAAACATAGACGTGAGCGTAAAAGGTATTGTAGTGAATGGTTTTGCTATTCAGAGATCAAGGGTAGACATCGCTTCAAAGCAGATAAATCAAGCCTGAGTTGTGACTATATTATGAAGTAGATAACTCAACTTATATCATGTATGTCCACGTTTGCTCTGGTATTTTAAAATTACTGACATATTATCAAATTAACTGTGTTAACTAGCTGACAGTGAAGATGAACTCAAATCTGTACGGTCAGACAAAGACAAATTAAACGAGGAACTGGATACCTTACAACAGGAGTATCAAACAACCCGTACAGACCTGGAGAAACAGATTGTGTCAATCAAGGAAGATAAGTCTGCGATGTTCTCAACAGTCCAAAGCTTACAACAAAATGTTGAAACGAAGGAAAGACAAATCGGTAAACATTTCTATTTGACTGGAAAGATTTCTGCCTTTgagaaatgaaaattgaaaatccTACAAGCCTTTTTTCACAATGCAAAAGTTCACTTTAATTTGATTTTCTGTTCAAATCGAACAGCtattgtaatttgtaattaCATATGTATCCCATCCCCTTATGG
This DNA window, taken from Pecten maximus chromosome 3, xPecMax1.1, whole genome shotgun sequence, encodes the following:
- the LOC117323593 gene encoding myosin-11-like; protein product: MGSCSSKKKVKVEKLVNVLQKFERLVSPEVYQTLFGLLKEEKMIPDSLIYDIADQNPITSQPKAARKSEGYDDDQRRPTRQRRKLQTGSPTEEIQPDNERLKTDLEESKRYIDQLKAEINNLEENNKELSKEADLRKATELKCEKLERQLKDLEEEKKLDYVQPATQLSVHEENEKHTRQRDHEKHRGSGPQDTTQPDQQNVTREHATLQRDYGKLANELAQLKQEKQTGIEKLVGELAVLQQEKRDHEDKLSRQIAQLQQEKEHDLLKLRREIEELQQEKRDHQEKQSRQLAQLQQEKEQDLQKLRGEIAELQQEKRDYQEKLSRQDHDVQNLRGQIAELQQEKQDHVKLTRGLTDSQEANLAQQNSLTRQIRDLGSDLEKASSKIKELKNSEETHKRELGEKEKEFNKYCSENDTLLTDLGEVRGQYQDMQKELNGQIDNLMEENNSKATSIGELEKDKEELKQQLGDREDELKTMKLNKDKLEQEMATLRQEYRTKRADLEKQIESLRGDKSALSSTVEKLQQNVAKMEIQLADSEDELKSVRSDKDKLNEELDTLQQEYQTTRTDLEKQIVSIKEDKSAMFSTVQSLQQNVETKERQIGEREDELKTMKLNKDKLEKEMAALRQEYHTKRADLEKQIESLRGDKSALSSTVETLQQNVAKMEIQLADSEDKLKTVRSDKDKLNEELDTLQQEYQTTCADLKAQIVSLQGDKSALSSTVEKLKQKVFGLETQCGSLQSTIGAVNTEKEAVKKEMDSLQKEKLQQHKEMSTKLEDLNAACSTLSSKIDVLQQEKNALEEKLGSLQAILHTVSMEKEVSEKEVASLQESLTDISIKMEDLRAANLTLTSHNDDLKYDKETLQEQFDAKDEELQTLQREVREAAERAKRKSVVLSLRSEGSGMGKAMVDMVTKELTRGLEGKVDKTHMDLTIQPYKPTAGALCGPLVVFCLNMSRVGTNILDTLKGITVTKDVIALVLHHTNKENLSSLTPTSLRVTGSELRQLGGIIDMAFTSDSGLYECELNKKAVEKLAIVLQKY